From the Gammaproteobacteria bacterium genome, one window contains:
- a CDS encoding argininosuccinate synthase has protein sequence MTDSKKIVLAYSGGLDTSVILKWLREQYDCEVVTFTADIGQGAEIEPARAKAQAMGVREIFIEDLSEEFARDFVFPMFRANTLYEGEYLLGTSIARPLIARRLVEIATQTGADTIAHGATGKGNDQVRFELGAYALKPDIKVIAPWREWDLNSREKLLSYARKHDIPVEQQRGEKSPYSMDANLLHISYEGGPLEDPWMEPEEDMWRWTVAPEQAAAAPTTIEVTFERGDPVAIDGAAMSPATLLRTLNRVGGENGIGRADIVENRYVGMKSRGCYETPGGTILLRAHRAIESLTLDREAAHLKDDLMPRYASLIYNGYWWSPERLMLQALIDASQTFVNGVVRLKLYKGTVTVTGRKSETDDLFDPSIATFEDDAGAYDQTDATGFIRLNALRLKLAARTRGLR, from the coding sequence ATGACTGACAGCAAAAAAATCGTACTTGCCTATTCCGGCGGCCTGGATACCTCGGTGATCCTCAAGTGGCTGCGCGAGCAGTACGACTGCGAGGTGGTGACGTTCACTGCGGATATCGGGCAGGGCGCGGAGATCGAGCCCGCGCGCGCCAAGGCGCAAGCCATGGGCGTGCGCGAAATCTTCATCGAGGACTTGAGCGAAGAGTTCGCGCGGGATTTCGTGTTCCCCATGTTTCGCGCCAATACGCTGTACGAGGGCGAGTATCTGCTCGGCACCAGCATCGCGCGGCCGCTGATCGCCAGGCGCCTTGTGGAGATTGCCACCCAGACTGGCGCGGACACAATCGCGCACGGCGCGACGGGCAAGGGCAACGATCAGGTACGCTTCGAGCTGGGCGCATACGCGCTCAAGCCGGATATCAAGGTCATCGCGCCGTGGCGCGAGTGGGATCTCAACTCGCGCGAAAAGCTGCTCAGCTATGCGCGCAAGCACGATATTCCGGTCGAGCAGCAGCGCGGGGAAAAGTCACCGTATTCGATGGACGCGAATCTGCTGCATATCTCTTACGAAGGCGGGCCCCTGGAAGACCCGTGGATGGAACCCGAAGAAGATATGTGGCGCTGGACGGTCGCGCCCGAGCAGGCGGCGGCTGCACCGACCACTATCGAAGTCACGTTTGAGCGCGGCGACCCTGTCGCCATTGACGGCGCGGCAATGAGTCCCGCGACCTTGCTGCGGACATTGAATCGCGTGGGGGGCGAAAACGGTATCGGCCGCGCGGACATCGTCGAGAACCGATATGTCGGCATGAAGTCCCGCGGCTGCTATGAAACGCCCGGTGGCACGATTCTGCTGCGCGCGCATCGGGCCATCGAGTCGCTAACCCTGGATAGAGAGGCTGCGCACCTCAAGGACGACCTGATGCCCCGTTACGCCAGCCTGATCTACAATGGCTACTGGTGGAGCCCGGAGCGGCTCATGCTGCAGGCCCTGATCGACGCCTCTCAAACTTTTGTGAACGGCGTGGTGCGGCTGAAGCTGTACAAGGGTACTGTGACGGTGACCGGGCGCAAATCGGAGACCGATGATTTGTTCGACCCGTCCATCGCCACCTTCGAAGACGACGCCGGCGCATACGATCAAACCGACGCCACTGGCTTCATCAGGCTCAACGCGCTGCGCCTCAAGCTTGCGGCGCGCACGCGCGGCCTGCGCTGA
- a CDS encoding VacJ family lipoprotein, which translates to MWSSRRGWCATLLACIVLAGCATTSGRPDERDPLERYNRTVFRFNDVLDRNLLKPVARGYRRYLPKPFNIAISNFFANLGDVGVAANNLLQLKVVNAASDVGRIAINSTLGVGGLFDVGSRFGLRKHEEDFGQTLGYWGVPAGPYLVLPLFGPSTVRDTPGRVVDGYLDPVVYVDGDIERIGLVGLRLLDYRADLLSTEETLDEIALDRYIAIKNAFLDRREFLVYDGNPPPDEDLIRELESLE; encoded by the coding sequence ATGTGGAGCAGCCGGCGCGGCTGGTGCGCGACTTTGCTGGCGTGCATCGTCCTGGCGGGTTGCGCGACCACCAGCGGGCGGCCGGATGAGCGCGATCCGCTGGAGCGCTATAATCGTACCGTGTTTCGCTTCAACGACGTGCTGGACCGCAACCTGCTCAAGCCGGTCGCGCGGGGCTACCGTCGTTATCTCCCCAAACCGTTCAATATCGCGATCAGCAATTTCTTCGCTAACCTCGGCGACGTCGGCGTCGCGGCCAATAATCTGCTGCAACTCAAGGTTGTCAACGCCGCATCTGACGTGGGCAGGATCGCGATTAATTCGACCTTGGGGGTCGGCGGCCTGTTCGATGTCGGTTCACGCTTTGGACTGCGCAAGCATGAAGAGGATTTCGGTCAGACCCTGGGCTACTGGGGCGTGCCGGCCGGGCCTTATCTCGTACTGCCGTTATTCGGGCCAAGCACGGTCCGTGATACGCCAGGCCGTGTCGTTGACGGGTATCTGGACCCGGTCGTATACGTCGATGGCGATATAGAACGCATCGGACTGGTCGGCTTGCGTCTGCTGGACTACCGGGCCGATCTGCTGAGTACGGAAGAAACCCTGGACGAGATCGCGCTGGATCGCTACATCGCGATAAAAAATGCATTTCTGGATAGACGGGAGTTTCTCGTATACGATGGCAATCCGCCGCCGGACGAGGATTTGATAAGAGAACTGGAGTCGCTGGAATAG
- the folE gene encoding GTP cyclohydrolase I FolE has translation MNDGVMERLASGHYAGNLDAEPGETYDPRFEAIVREMLVRLGEDPAREGLERTPQRVAKALDFLTSGYGMTVEEVVRGAVFDERCEDMVVVRDIEFYSLCEHHMLPFSGHAHVGYLPDRKIIGLSKVARVIDVFSRRLQVQERLSRQVADALMSILGAKGVAVVMEASHFCMVMRGVQKQDARTVTSAMLGKFREDTRTRAEFMELVRRA, from the coding sequence ATGAACGATGGAGTAATGGAAAGACTGGCGTCGGGTCATTACGCTGGCAATCTGGATGCCGAGCCGGGCGAGACCTACGATCCGCGCTTCGAGGCCATCGTGCGCGAAATGCTGGTGCGGCTGGGTGAGGATCCAGCGCGTGAAGGTCTGGAGCGCACGCCGCAGCGCGTCGCCAAGGCGCTGGATTTCCTCACCAGCGGTTATGGCATGACCGTCGAAGAGGTCGTGCGAGGCGCGGTATTCGACGAACGCTGCGAAGACATGGTCGTGGTCAGGGACATCGAGTTTTACTCGCTGTGCGAGCATCACATGCTGCCGTTTTCGGGACACGCGCATGTCGGTTATCTGCCCGACCGCAAGATCATTGGCCTGAGCAAGGTCGCGCGCGTGATCGACGTCTTTTCAAGGCGTCTGCAGGTGCAGGAGCGTCTCAGCCGGCAGGTGGCCGACGCGCTCATGTCCATACTCGGTGCGAAAGGCGTGGCGGTGGTCATGGAGGCCAGCCATTTCTGCATGGTCATGCGCGGCGTGCAGAAGCAGGACGCCCGCACCGTCACCAGCGCCATGCTGGGCAAATTCCGCGAAGATACACGCACCCGCGCCGAGTTCATGGAACTGGTGCGCCGCGCCTGA
- a CDS encoding alpha/beta hydrolase translates to MFPRLLLLAGLLLCISSAGAEALRDPPRPLGIAMENYAYPYPVDYLNLEIEGQDVRMAYMDAKPAAGANGRTVVLMHGKNFFGAYWADTIRLLTAHGFRVVVPDQIGFGKSSKPDIYYTFQLLARNTRLLLEHLNIEQTAVVGHSMGGMLAARFALMYPEVTSRLVLENPIGLEDYRLKVPFKTTEELYKGVLGYTQDSIRAYHKTYYARWRNEYEDYVQAHYRWTLSGEYPRLAWSSALTAQMIYTQPVVYEFSAIATPALVVIGQEDRTTLGRGELPPAVLATLGQYPELGRKTAAALQHARLVELHDIGHIPHLESPRRFHTELLKFLTPEN, encoded by the coding sequence ATGTTCCCAAGACTGCTATTACTGGCCGGCCTGCTCTTGTGCATCAGTAGCGCTGGGGCCGAAGCCTTGCGAGACCCGCCGCGGCCGCTCGGCATCGCGATGGAAAACTATGCTTATCCGTATCCCGTCGATTACCTGAATCTCGAAATAGAGGGTCAGGACGTCCGCATGGCGTACATGGATGCCAAGCCCGCCGCTGGCGCCAATGGCCGGACAGTCGTGCTGATGCACGGCAAGAACTTCTTCGGCGCTTACTGGGCGGACACGATTCGGCTTCTGACGGCGCACGGTTTCCGCGTTGTCGTCCCCGATCAGATCGGTTTCGGCAAGTCCTCCAAGCCCGATATCTACTACACATTCCAGCTGCTCGCGCGCAACACGCGGCTGCTGCTGGAGCATCTGAACATCGAGCAGACGGCGGTCGTCGGGCACTCGATGGGCGGCATGCTGGCCGCGCGCTTCGCGCTGATGTATCCGGAGGTAACCTCGCGGCTGGTGCTTGAGAATCCGATCGGGCTGGAAGACTACAGGCTGAAGGTGCCGTTCAAGACCACCGAAGAGCTGTACAAGGGCGTGCTCGGCTATACGCAAGACAGCATTCGCGCCTATCACAAGACCTATTACGCCCGGTGGCGCAACGAGTACGAGGACTACGTGCAGGCGCATTACCGCTGGACGTTGAGCGGCGAATACCCGCGTCTGGCGTGGTCGTCGGCGCTGACCGCGCAGATGATCTACACGCAGCCCGTGGTGTACGAGTTTTCCGCGATCGCGACGCCGGCGCTGGTAGTGATAGGCCAGGAAGACCGCACCACCCTCGGCCGGGGCGAACTGCCGCCGGCGGTGCTCGCGACTCTGGGTCAGTACCCGGAACTGGGCAGGAAGACCGCCGCCGCGCTGCAACACGCGAGGCTGGTGGAATTACATGATATCGGCCATATTCCGCACCTGGAGTCGCCGCGCCGCTTCCACACCGAGCTGCTGAAATTTCTAACGCCGGAAAATTGA
- the lpxA gene encoding acyl-ACP--UDP-N-acetylglucosamine O-acyltransferase, producing MNYAHRTACIADGAILGDNVTVGAFAVIEAGAEIGSGCRIGAHAVIHTSVRMGSNNRIHPHAVLGGDPQDVSFGGEDTRLRIGDDNVFREFVTVHRATSLERPTRIGSTCYLMANAHVAHDCQLGDHVTLTNLATLAGHVQIGERAMLGGLVPVHQFVRIGSLAMVGGNTTVRKDVLPYSLVAGEPARHYRLNSVGLRRAGVTADRVRALQAAFRALRGGRRDLSGVPDGPEIALLRAWLTAPSRRGLTGFAGADGRVDRADGRVDPSAG from the coding sequence ATGAACTACGCGCACCGGACCGCGTGTATCGCCGACGGCGCGATACTTGGTGACAATGTGACGGTGGGTGCGTTCGCGGTGATCGAGGCCGGCGCCGAAATCGGGTCGGGATGTCGCATCGGCGCGCATGCGGTCATTCACACAAGCGTCCGCATGGGGTCTAACAATCGGATTCATCCGCACGCCGTGCTGGGGGGTGATCCGCAGGATGTCAGCTTTGGCGGCGAAGACACCCGGCTTCGGATCGGCGACGATAACGTGTTCCGCGAATTTGTCACCGTGCATCGCGCCACGAGCCTGGAGCGGCCAACGCGCATCGGTTCGACTTGTTATCTAATGGCCAACGCACACGTCGCGCACGACTGTCAGCTCGGCGACCACGTGACCCTCACCAATCTCGCGACTCTGGCCGGTCATGTGCAGATCGGCGAGCGTGCGATGCTGGGCGGCCTCGTGCCGGTGCATCAGTTTGTGCGTATCGGCAGCCTGGCGATGGTGGGTGGCAACACCACCGTGCGCAAGGATGTGCTGCCTTACAGTCTGGTGGCGGGCGAACCCGCGCGGCATTACCGGCTGAACAGCGTGGGTCTGCGACGCGCGGGTGTCACCGCTGATCGCGTGCGCGCGCTCCAGGCCGCGTTCCGCGCATTGCGTGGGGGCCGCCGTGATCTGAGCGGCGTACCAGACGGGCCGGAAATCGCGCTGTTGCGCGCGTGGCTTACCGCGCCGTCCAGACGCGGACTGACCGGTTTCGCCGGCGCGGACGGGCGCGTGGACCGCGCGGACGGGCGCGTGGACCCTTCGGCTGGCTAA
- the mpl gene encoding UDP-N-acetylmuramate:L-alanyl-gamma-D-glutamyl-meso-diaminopimelate ligase, with protein sequence MHIHILGVCGTFMGGVALLAQAAGHQVSGSDVNVYPPMNTLLAASGVTLFDGYDPAHLKPAPDMVVVGNVMSRGQPVVEDLLSRDIPFMSGPQWLREYVLCGRLVLAVAGTHGKTTTASILAWILEHAGERPGFLIGGVPGNFGASARLGRGQFFVVEADEYDTAFFDKRSKFVHYRPRTLVLNNLEFDHADIFDDLDAIKRQFHHLVRTVPGDGLIVYNGEDENLRATLDMGCWTPRETFGLDAPTLNWRARLTAADGARFEVTRGSGPPIDASWTQCGAHNVANAVAAVAAAHHAGVPVADSVEALAAFKGVRRRLEVRGEYAGITLYDDFAHHPTAIRVTLAALRARIGGARLVAVLEPRSNTMRMGIHREEMCASLAAADLIVVLQPPALNFSLHDILAPLGGKARILDSVDAIVESLRAELVTGDHCLVMSNGDFGGLHTRLAEALSR encoded by the coding sequence ATGCATATCCACATCCTCGGTGTATGCGGCACGTTTATGGGCGGGGTGGCGCTGCTCGCTCAAGCTGCGGGGCATCAGGTGTCGGGTTCCGATGTTAACGTCTATCCGCCCATGAACACCTTGCTCGCGGCATCCGGCGTGACCCTGTTCGATGGCTACGATCCCGCTCATCTTAAGCCCGCGCCCGACATGGTGGTGGTGGGCAACGTGATGTCGCGCGGGCAGCCTGTGGTGGAGGATCTGCTCAGTCGCGACATTCCCTTCATGTCCGGCCCGCAGTGGCTGCGCGAATACGTGCTCTGCGGGCGCCTGGTACTGGCGGTCGCCGGCACGCACGGCAAGACCACGACGGCCAGCATTCTTGCCTGGATTCTCGAGCATGCGGGCGAGCGTCCCGGCTTTTTGATCGGCGGTGTGCCCGGGAACTTCGGCGCTTCGGCACGTTTGGGGAGAGGCCAGTTCTTCGTCGTGGAAGCGGATGAATACGACACCGCGTTTTTCGACAAACGCTCCAAGTTCGTGCATTACCGACCGCGCACCCTGGTGCTCAACAATCTGGAATTCGATCACGCCGATATTTTCGATGACCTCGATGCGATCAAGCGCCAGTTTCATCACCTGGTCCGTACCGTGCCCGGCGATGGCCTGATTGTGTACAACGGCGAGGACGAGAATCTGCGCGCAACTTTGGACATGGGTTGCTGGACACCTCGCGAGACTTTTGGCCTGGATGCGCCCACATTGAACTGGCGCGCGCGGCTGACGGCAGCCGACGGCGCTCGTTTCGAAGTTACGCGTGGCAGCGGCCCGCCGATCGATGCTTCGTGGACGCAGTGCGGCGCGCATAACGTCGCCAACGCCGTGGCGGCGGTTGCCGCCGCGCATCACGCCGGCGTGCCGGTCGCCGATAGTGTCGAGGCCCTGGCGGCGTTCAAGGGCGTCAGGCGTCGGCTCGAGGTGCGCGGGGAGTATGCGGGCATTACACTTTACGACGACTTCGCGCATCATCCCACCGCCATTCGTGTGACTTTGGCCGCCTTGCGCGCCAGGATTGGCGGCGCGCGACTCGTGGCTGTGCTGGAGCCGCGCTCCAATACCATGCGCATGGGCATACATCGGGAAGAAATGTGCGCGTCGCTGGCCGCGGCCGATCTCATAGTGGTCCTGCAGCCGCCGGCGCTAAACTTCTCGCTGCACGACATACTGGCGCCGCTGGGTGGCAAAGCGCGGATACTCGACTCCGTGGACGCGATCGTCGAGTCCTTGCGCGCGGAGCTTGTCACCGGAGATCATTGCCTCGTCATGAGCAACGGTGATTTCGGCGGATTGCATACCCGGCTCGCCGAGGCGCTGTCGCGCTGA
- a CDS encoding UbiX family flavin prenyltransferase — MPRYTRTVALAITGASGIAYALRLLECLIAAGARVYVMISKPGQIVIGMESKLSLPGRILDMQRFLSAHYNAAPGQLQVLGQDQWTAPVASGSSAPEAMVICPCTTGTLAAVACGASRSLQERAADVMLKERRKLILVVRETPLSEIHLQNMLTLARMGAIIMPANPGFYHCPERIEQLVDFMVARVLDHMNIKHALLPRWGVDTDGKT, encoded by the coding sequence ATGCCGCGCTACACCAGGACGGTTGCGCTTGCCATCACGGGCGCGTCGGGCATCGCTTATGCGCTGCGTTTGCTCGAATGTCTGATCGCGGCCGGCGCGCGCGTTTATGTCATGATTTCAAAGCCCGGCCAGATCGTCATCGGCATGGAATCGAAGCTCAGCTTACCCGGTCGCATACTCGACATGCAGCGTTTTTTAAGCGCGCATTACAACGCCGCGCCGGGCCAGCTTCAGGTGCTGGGACAGGATCAATGGACGGCGCCGGTCGCCAGCGGCTCGAGCGCGCCGGAGGCGATGGTCATCTGCCCCTGCACCACCGGCACCCTGGCCGCGGTCGCCTGCGGGGCCAGCCGCTCGCTGCAGGAGCGCGCGGCCGATGTGATGCTCAAGGAGCGGCGCAAACTGATTCTGGTGGTGCGCGAGACTCCGTTGTCGGAAATTCACCTACAAAACATGCTCACCCTGGCGCGCATGGGCGCGATTATCATGCCGGCCAATCCCGGCTTTTATCATTGCCCGGAACGCATCGAACAACTGGTCGATTTCATGGTGGCGCGCGTGCTCGATCACATGAATATCAAGCACGCTCTTTTGCCGCGCTGGGGCGTGGACACCGACGGCAAGACGTGA
- a CDS encoding LON peptidase substrate-binding domain-containing protein, giving the protein MTQLPLFPLNTVIFPGGLLPLRIFEPRYLDMVSACLRTDTGFGVCLLKSGWATDRSARIHPVGTLCKIIDWTKLPDGLLGVTAQGTQRIRVVSKQLRADHLMIGEVEPVPAETELPLPAEFAGLSALLRLIINEIGPPYSGLPARYDHADWVAGRLTELLPLEMAVKQRLLETEDVRTRLTLLRIELAGLHYL; this is encoded by the coding sequence GTGACACAGCTTCCGCTGTTTCCGCTCAATACCGTGATATTTCCGGGCGGCTTGTTGCCGTTGCGGATCTTCGAGCCGCGCTACCTCGATATGGTCAGCGCGTGTCTGCGCACCGACACGGGCTTTGGCGTATGTCTGCTCAAAAGCGGTTGGGCAACCGACCGAAGCGCGCGTATCCACCCGGTAGGCACCTTGTGCAAGATCATTGACTGGACGAAGCTGCCGGACGGACTGCTAGGAGTGACGGCGCAGGGGACGCAAAGAATCCGCGTGGTGAGTAAACAGTTGCGTGCCGATCATCTGATGATCGGCGAAGTGGAGCCGGTGCCGGCGGAGACCGAACTGCCGTTGCCAGCTGAGTTCGCGGGCTTAAGCGCGCTGTTGCGTCTGATCATCAATGAGATCGGGCCGCCATACAGCGGGCTGCCCGCGCGGTACGATCATGCGGACTGGGTGGCGGGGCGTCTGACCGAACTGCTGCCGCTGGAAATGGCGGTCAAACAGCGCCTGCTGGAGACCGAAGATGTGCGGACCAGGCTGACGCTGTTGCGCATCGAACTGGCCGGCCTGCACTACCTGTAG
- a CDS encoding magnesium transporter CorA family protein: protein MLFVYTAVDGCLQESTFAPSDALPQDAVWIDMFEPTLEEEQAVENALKLNVPTREELEEIEISSRLYKEKGVLFMTATLIAQADTPRPETTAVTFVVTEARLVTVRYAALRSFPMFVSQQRRGQRPIGYGALVMLGLLDAIVDRTADLLERAGNDLDAVSLEIFSHNGPDGSKRPAGHLQRSLRRIGRNGDITSKITESLVTLARLLAFFGQTSNDPRDPHKIKGLLEVLDYDVNSLTSHAAFLSDKTNFLLSATLGMVNIEQTDIIKIFSVAAVMFLPPTLVASIYGMNFEFMPELHWTLGYPLAVVLMIASAVGPFMFFKRRGWL from the coding sequence ATGCTGTTTGTCTATACGGCAGTGGATGGCTGCCTGCAAGAATCGACTTTCGCGCCCAGCGACGCCCTGCCGCAAGACGCGGTCTGGATCGACATGTTCGAGCCAACCCTCGAAGAAGAACAGGCCGTGGAGAACGCGCTCAAGCTGAACGTGCCCACCCGCGAGGAGCTGGAGGAAATCGAGATTTCCAGCCGTCTTTACAAGGAAAAAGGCGTGCTGTTCATGACCGCCACCTTGATCGCGCAGGCCGATACCCCGCGTCCGGAAACCACCGCCGTTACGTTTGTGGTGACGGAAGCTCGCCTCGTTACCGTTCGCTACGCGGCGCTGCGGTCATTTCCGATGTTCGTCTCGCAGCAGCGGCGCGGGCAGCGCCCTATCGGCTACGGCGCACTGGTGATGCTCGGATTGCTGGATGCGATCGTGGATCGCACCGCGGATTTGCTGGAACGCGCCGGCAACGACCTGGACGCCGTGTCGCTAGAGATTTTCAGCCACAACGGACCCGATGGTTCGAAACGGCCTGCGGGCCATCTGCAACGCAGTCTGCGCCGTATCGGGCGTAACGGCGACATCACCTCCAAGATCACCGAAAGCCTGGTAACCCTGGCGCGCCTACTGGCGTTCTTCGGGCAGACCAGTAACGACCCGCGGGATCCGCACAAGATTAAAGGTCTGCTCGAGGTTCTGGACTACGACGTGAACTCGCTGACGAGCCACGCGGCCTTTCTTTCGGACAAGACGAATTTCCTCTTGTCCGCGACCTTAGGCATGGTCAACATCGAGCAGACCGACATCATCAAGATATTCTCGGTGGCAGCCGTGATGTTTCTGCCGCCCACCCTCGTGGCCAGCATTTATGGCATGAATTTCGAGTTCATGCCCGAGCTGCACTGGACGCTCGGTTATCCGCTGGCCGTGGTGCTGATGATTGCCTCGGCCGTGGGGCCGTTTATGTTCTTCAAGCGCCGCGGCTGGCTATAA
- the hemL gene encoding glutamate-1-semialdehyde 2,1-aminomutase, which produces MTKSADLFQRARRYIPGGVNSPVRAFGGMGIDPPFIEHAAGAYLFDIDGRRYIDYVGSWGPMILGHAHAQVIEAVRDAAGRGLSFGAPTEIETALAERIRELMPSIDMLRMVNSGTEACMSAIRLARAYTNRDRIVKFEGCYHGHADSLLVKAGSGALTCGVPSSPGVPAPLAELTTTLAYNDIVQVRAAFEQAGETIACIIVEPVTGNMNCVLPAPGFLESLREICDDHGALLIFDEVMTGFRVSLTGAQGHYRITPDLTTLGKVIGGGMPVGAFGGRREIMEQLAPLGPVYQAGTLSGNPIAMTAGLKTLELISTPGFFEELADSTGVLVNSLLDEAKAAGVPMAANRLGGMFGLFFTDAEQVTCYEQVMACDRERFKAFFRGMLAQGIYLAPSPIEAGFMSSAHSEDDIERTVIAAGSVLKSL; this is translated from the coding sequence ATGACGAAATCAGCAGACCTTTTTCAGCGGGCCCGGCGCTACATCCCGGGCGGCGTAAACTCGCCGGTGCGCGCGTTCGGCGGTATGGGCATAGACCCGCCGTTTATCGAACACGCCGCCGGCGCGTACCTGTTCGATATCGACGGCCGGCGCTACATCGATTACGTCGGTTCGTGGGGGCCCATGATTCTGGGTCACGCGCACGCGCAGGTTATCGAGGCGGTGCGCGACGCCGCGGGTCGAGGCTTGAGTTTCGGCGCGCCAACAGAAATTGAAACCGCTCTGGCGGAACGCATCCGCGAGTTGATGCCATCGATAGACATGCTGCGCATGGTCAACTCCGGCACCGAGGCATGCATGAGCGCGATCCGGCTGGCCCGCGCATACACGAATCGGGACAGAATCGTCAAGTTCGAAGGCTGTTATCACGGTCACGCGGATTCGCTGCTGGTCAAGGCCGGTTCCGGCGCGCTCACCTGCGGCGTGCCGAGTTCGCCGGGGGTGCCTGCCCCGCTGGCCGAATTGACCACTACTCTCGCCTACAACGACATCGTGCAGGTGCGCGCGGCGTTTGAGCAAGCAGGTGAGACTATAGCCTGCATCATCGTCGAGCCTGTGACCGGCAACATGAATTGCGTGCTGCCGGCGCCGGGATTTCTCGAGAGCTTGCGCGAAATTTGCGACGACCACGGCGCATTGCTGATCTTCGACGAAGTCATGACCGGCTTTCGTGTGAGCCTTACCGGCGCGCAGGGGCACTATCGGATCACGCCCGATCTCACCACCCTGGGCAAGGTCATCGGCGGCGGCATGCCGGTCGGAGCTTTCGGCGGGCGGCGCGAAATCATGGAACAACTGGCTCCGCTGGGGCCCGTGTATCAGGCCGGCACCTTGTCCGGTAATCCCATCGCGATGACCGCCGGACTCAAGACCCTGGAATTGATCTCGACGCCGGGGTTTTTCGAGGAACTCGCCGACAGCACCGGTGTGCTGGTGAACAGCTTGCTGGACGAGGCCAAAGCGGCGGGCGTGCCGATGGCGGCCAACCGGCTGGGCGGCATGTTTGGACTGTTCTTCACCGACGCGGAACAGGTCACCTGTTACGAGCAGGTCATGGCCTGCGATCGCGAACGCTTCAAGGCGTTCTTCCGCGGCATGCTGGCGCAAGGGATCTATCTGGCGCCGTCCCCGATCGAAGCGGGATTCATGTCCAGTGCGCACAGCGAAGACGATATTGAGCGAACGGTGATCGCGGCCGGCTCGGTGCTCAAGTCGCTGTAG
- a CDS encoding thiamine phosphate synthase, which translates to MTLAATDTRSRATLTAARYAKVPRGLYAVTVACGPETTGGSETLVADVERAIKGGACMVQYRDKSASHKQRRERAAALCMLCADYRIPMIVNDDVNLTREVRAGGVHLGKGDIPIAQARAILGEHAIIGVSCYNDFSRALKAWQAGADYIAFGSYFPSPNKPDAVRATLDLLERAHAALPIPICAIGGIASTNAAPLIHAGAGLVAIISGVFAQIDPEAAAREIATLFRT; encoded by the coding sequence ATGACCCTGGCAGCGACAGACACCCGCTCGCGCGCGACTTTAACCGCGGCACGTTATGCAAAGGTCCCGCGCGGTCTTTACGCGGTCACCGTCGCGTGCGGCCCTGAAACCACGGGTGGGTCTGAAACGCTTGTCGCGGACGTCGAGCGCGCAATAAAAGGCGGCGCATGCATGGTTCAATACCGCGACAAGAGCGCCAGCCATAAGCAGCGGAGGGAGCGCGCCGCGGCATTGTGCATGCTCTGCGCGGATTACCGCATACCGATGATTGTCAACGACGACGTCAATTTGACACGCGAAGTACGGGCCGGCGGCGTGCATCTGGGCAAGGGCGACATCCCAATCGCGCAGGCGCGCGCGATACTGGGTGAACACGCGATTATCGGCGTGTCTTGTTACAATGATTTTTCGCGGGCCCTCAAGGCGTGGCAGGCAGGCGCCGACTATATCGCTTTCGGCAGTTACTTTCCGTCACCCAATAAACCGGACGCGGTGCGCGCGACCTTGGATTTGCTCGAGCGCGCGCACGCGGCGTTACCCATTCCGATCTGTGCGATCGGCGGCATTGCGTCCACCAACGCGGCGCCGCTGATCCACGCGGGCGCGGGCCTCGTGGCCATCATCAGCGGCGTGTTTGCACAAATCGATCCCGAAGCCGCCGCGCGCGAAATCGCCACGCTTTTCCGCACCTGA